From Bacteroidia bacterium:
GGCCGGTTCCATTTGGCCAATATATGGTTTTACATGTCTTTCGGAATGATAAGATGATCTGACGAGCGGGCCGGACTCCACGTAGTTAAAACCCATCGCCATTCCTTCTTTTCGAAAATGTTCAAATTTCTCAGGAGTTACGAACTCTTCAACGGCAAGGTGCAGCGCAGTAGGTTGCAGGTATTGCCCGATTGTCAATACATCCAGCCCATTCTTCACAAGGTCTTCCATAAGCTCGTATACCTCCTCATCGGTTTCACCAAGCCCCAGCATAAAGCCTGACTTTGTACGCATATTCGCTTCCCTGGTTCGTCTTATCTGCTCCAGGCTGCGATCATATTTCGCCTGTGGCCTTACCCTCCGATAGAGCCTCCTTACCGTCTCCATATTATGAGAGATCACATCAGGCTCCTCATCTATGACGCGCTGCAATGCGTCCCAGTCCGCCCGGAAATCCGGTATCAGTACTTCG
This genomic window contains:
- the lipA gene encoding lipoyl synthase encodes the protein MENSGTILKKPRTKKPSWLKVKLPTGKNYQEVRKIVDDHKLHTICESGNCPNMGECWGAGTATFMILGNTCTRSCSFCAVATGRPKELDTGEPQRVAEAVKLMNVKHCVITSVNRDELKDKGSVIWAETIHEVKRLNPNTTIEVLIPDFRADWDALQRVIDEEPDVISHNMETVRRLYRRVRPQAKYDRSLEQIRRTREANMRTKSGFMLGLGETDEEVYELMEDLVKNGLDVLTIGQYLQPTALHLAVEEFVTPEKFEHFRKEGMAMGFNYVESGPLVRSSYHSERHVKPYIGQMEPAL